A stretch of the Bacillus sp. FJAT-18017 genome encodes the following:
- a CDS encoding uridine kinase family protein: MRTFGQLVESIETIPRKQSTLLIGIDGCGGAGKSTLANKLKESKPNVTVVHMDDFYLSSSQIIKLPPKEKPIGADIDWGRVLEQVLDPLSKNQEGSYQRYDWETDILAEWHKVPIGGIVIVEGVYSTRKDLASFYDYTIWVDSPRDIRLQRGLERDGEAARDRWVNDWMVAEDMYVEEHKPSQYATTTFSGVL, encoded by the coding sequence ATGCGGACATTCGGACAACTGGTTGAGTCCATTGAGACGATACCGAGAAAACAGTCAACATTACTAATCGGCATTGATGGCTGCGGCGGTGCAGGAAAGAGCACACTTGCCAATAAATTAAAAGAATCAAAACCTAACGTTACAGTGGTTCATATGGATGACTTTTATTTGTCGTCTTCCCAAATCATCAAGTTACCCCCAAAAGAAAAGCCGATTGGCGCTGATATTGATTGGGGTAGGGTTCTAGAGCAGGTACTCGATCCACTTTCCAAAAACCAGGAGGGGAGCTATCAGCGATATGATTGGGAAACAGACATCCTTGCAGAGTGGCATAAAGTTCCGATAGGAGGAATTGTCATTGTTGAAGGAGTTTACTCCACCCGGAAAGATCTGGCGAGCTTTTATGATTATACTATATGGGTCGACAGCCCACGGGACATCCGACTCCAGCGCGGCCTTGAAAGGGATGGGGAAGCTGCCAGGGACAGATGGGTCAACGACTGGATGGTTGCAGAGGATATGTATGTAGAGGAGCATAAGCCTTCTCAGTATGCTACTACTACTTTTTCAGGGGTATTGTAA
- a CDS encoding NUDIX domain-containing protein, with protein MEFDDEKGIHYNLPAGGVEPGESVIEAVRREAKEEASVNVEVGPLAFVYEYAPHLNRNRYGELHSLGLMFECRIQEGSTPMMPAHPDPNQTGVKWVKLSELEDILLYPNMIKLIIAYTKNKRSLELIEEHTLPDY; from the coding sequence ATTGAATTTGATGATGAAAAGGGGATTCATTACAATCTTCCAGCTGGCGGAGTCGAACCCGGTGAATCAGTAATCGAAGCGGTCAGGCGGGAAGCGAAGGAAGAAGCTTCGGTTAATGTTGAGGTTGGCCCATTGGCGTTTGTGTATGAATATGCTCCGCACCTTAATAGGAATAGATACGGAGAATTGCATTCTTTAGGGTTGATGTTCGAGTGCAGAATCCAAGAAGGCTCGACTCCGATGATGCCCGCCCATCCTGACCCAAATCAGACTGGCGTAAAATGGGTTAAACTTTCGGAATTAGAGGATATTTTGCTTTATCCGAATATGATAAAGCTAATTATTGCTTATACAAAGAACAAGAGAAGTCTTGAGTTAATTGAGGAACATACCTTACCAGATTACTAA
- a CDS encoding AraC family transcriptional regulator, translated as MDSLKRLNEALAYIEANLSNEIDLKKIARIALCSEYHFQRVFSFLAGVPLAEYIRRRRLSLAASEITANDERIIDIANKYGYKSPDSFTRAFQALHGITPSEVRNGSGPLKAYPRMFFQLTVQGGSEMNYRIVKKAPFRIAGLKKRVPIVFEGVNPEIASMWASLTPELITELKILSNTEPTGMISASVNFSEGRFEEKGELDHYIGVATTETVPGQLAQLDVPAMTWAVFEAVGPFPETLQTVWGKIFSEWLPSSNYELIEGPEILWNESKDTSSPRYRSEIWIPVAPKKQ; from the coding sequence TTGGATTCTTTAAAAAGGCTGAATGAAGCTCTTGCATATATTGAAGCCAATTTGTCCAATGAGATTGACTTAAAGAAGATTGCCAGAATCGCGCTTTGCTCGGAATACCATTTCCAACGGGTATTTTCTTTCTTGGCAGGAGTGCCGCTAGCCGAGTATATCCGGCGTCGCCGGCTCAGCCTAGCTGCTTCGGAGATCACTGCAAATGATGAAAGGATTATTGATATTGCTAACAAGTATGGATATAAATCACCAGATTCTTTTACAAGAGCCTTCCAGGCATTGCATGGTATCACTCCATCAGAGGTGCGAAATGGGAGCGGACCGCTTAAAGCCTATCCGCGAATGTTCTTTCAATTAACCGTTCAGGGAGGAAGCGAAATGAATTATAGGATTGTTAAAAAAGCCCCGTTTAGGATTGCCGGTCTGAAAAAAAGAGTCCCGATTGTTTTCGAGGGGGTAAATCCGGAAATCGCATCCATGTGGGCCAGTCTTACACCAGAGCTGATCACCGAGCTAAAAATTCTTTCCAATACAGAGCCAACAGGCATGATTAGTGCGTCGGTAAATTTTTCTGAGGGGCGCTTTGAGGAAAAAGGAGAGCTTGACCACTATATCGGTGTTGCGACTACCGAAACCGTCCCAGGGCAACTTGCCCAGCTTGATGTTCCGGCAATGACATGGGCCGTTTTTGAAGCGGTGGGGCCTTTTCCTGAAACGTTGCAGACTGTGTGGGGAAAAATTTTTTCCGAATGGCTTCCGTCCTCGAACTATGAGCTTATTGAAGGTCCTGAAATCCTCTGGAACGAAAGTAAGGATACAAGTTCGCCGAGGTATAGGAGTGAAATCTGGATCCCAGTTGCACCAAAGAAACAATAA
- a CDS encoding DUF3231 family protein produces MEEKNLKLTSSEIGSLWGEYVNGTMTDVVNRYMFSIIEDDQIKSVFEDAIKTFEIQKQQIVAFLENEGFPIPIGFNESDLYKGKQRLFTDIFCLNYLHTMTLHGLLGHITALSVSVRKDLRYFFDSCDNDAKRMYHLTIELLLEKGNFQRDPLFYPPNNPEFVTSQDLTDGFFGKGRTLSATEIISISFNLKKSIMAKTLSIAFSQVAQEKEVRKFLTDTQETANGQIKAFSKIMQTDNLPVPKSWETEVTASTESPFSDKLMLYHMGFLFQAAQAYHGAGLASSMRTDLIAAYEGTILKNIAVTKKWYNLMLKSKWLEQPPLAPNRKELAKEI; encoded by the coding sequence ATGGAAGAAAAGAATCTGAAGCTTACGTCTTCTGAAATAGGTTCATTGTGGGGAGAGTATGTTAACGGCACAATGACTGACGTGGTCAATAGGTACATGTTTTCGATTATTGAGGACGATCAGATAAAATCTGTTTTTGAAGATGCTATTAAAACCTTTGAAATTCAAAAGCAACAAATCGTAGCTTTTTTGGAGAATGAGGGTTTTCCAATTCCCATTGGATTTAATGAATCTGACCTCTATAAAGGGAAACAAAGATTGTTCACTGATATTTTCTGTCTAAATTACTTACATACCATGACCTTACATGGGTTGCTTGGGCATATCACAGCATTATCTGTTTCTGTTAGAAAAGATTTAAGGTACTTTTTTGATTCCTGCGATAACGACGCTAAGAGAATGTATCATCTAACGATTGAGTTATTACTGGAGAAAGGGAACTTTCAAAGAGATCCCTTATTTTATCCTCCCAATAACCCCGAATTTGTCACGAGCCAGGATTTAACCGATGGATTTTTCGGAAAAGGAAGAACCTTATCTGCTACTGAAATCATTAGCATTTCCTTTAATCTTAAAAAGAGTATAATGGCTAAAACACTTTCTATAGCATTTAGCCAAGTTGCACAGGAAAAAGAAGTCAGAAAGTTTTTGACCGATACTCAGGAAACGGCTAATGGGCAAATAAAGGCATTTTCTAAAATCATGCAGACAGATAACCTGCCAGTTCCAAAATCCTGGGAAACAGAAGTGACTGCTTCAACTGAATCACCTTTTTCCGACAAGTTAATGTTGTATCATATGGGTTTTTTATTTCAAGCTGCACAAGCCTACCATGGAGCAGGATTGGCATCATCCATGCGAACAGACCTTATTGCAGCTTATGAAGGCACCATTCTAAAAAATATTGCAGTCACCAAGAAGTGGTACAACTTAATGCTCAAATCCAAATGGTTAGAACAACCCCCTCTTGCTCCGAATAGGAAAGAACTTGCAAAAGAGATTTAA
- a CDS encoding LysE family translocator — MYIASKEHFAWFFSFGTSWPNWLALHTAHSGEGKSGGDKHRDGCSYCKYGIASIPALGVSAVSAFLLNQQTLLRLVGTAFLFYLGVKTFFKKPAGQAANLPGETLKSMYASTFLLMITNPVTILNFTAMFAGLGIEESTESQGIALSLITGVAIGAAAWWVLLSVMVSRFRRRITPHLGLVNKLAGLLIIILGIASFIN; from the coding sequence TTGTATATTGCTTCTAAAGAGCATTTTGCTTGGTTTTTCAGTTTCGGCACCAGTTGGCCCAATTGGCTTGCTTTGCATACAGCGCACTCTGGCGAGGGGAAAAGCGGCGGGGATAAGCACAGGGATGGGTGCAGTTACTGCAAATATGGTATAGCTAGCATCCCCGCGCTTGGCGTATCCGCTGTCTCGGCGTTTTTGCTTAACCAGCAGACGTTGCTGCGTTTAGTCGGAACTGCCTTCCTGTTCTATCTTGGTGTGAAGACCTTTTTTAAAAAGCCGGCTGGACAAGCAGCTAACCTCCCAGGAGAAACCCTTAAAAGTATGTATGCTTCGACATTTCTGCTGATGATAACGAACCCTGTCACAATCCTAAATTTCACTGCAATGTTTGCCGGACTTGGGATTGAGGAAAGCACAGAATCTCAAGGTATTGCCCTTTCATTGATTACAGGGGTGGCAATTGGAGCAGCAGCCTGGTGGGTGTTGTTAAGTGTTATGGTGAGTCGGTTCCGAAGGAGAATTACTCCGCATCTTGGATTGGTCAATAAGCTTGCCGGGTTGCTGATTATCATCCTTGGTATTGCCTCGTTTATTAATTA
- a CDS encoding DNA-3-methyladenine glycosylase family protein, whose protein sequence is MWQETIVIEGPYNFDRVLDRLSMDPLNALDLEKRTIKVPIKLDGEAFTAKVTATGTTEEPSFLIEAESGDKDRIIKRLGEVFQWEVPLKDIHDHFGKTDLTIIFEEHVGTPLILDFDPFGCLLKCIIHQQLNMAFAIKLTERFVKKYGFEKDGAWFYPDPETVAALTVEELRELQFSGRKAEYVIDIAKAVTEGGLDLEEFKHEDEQTIFDKLIKIRGIGAWTIQNFLLFGLGRQNLFPMADIGIQNALKKLYNLEKKPTIEEMEKYKTGWEPYLSYASLYLWRSIE, encoded by the coding sequence GTGTGGCAGGAAACGATTGTAATAGAAGGCCCTTATAATTTTGACCGAGTCCTCGACCGGCTTTCGATGGATCCGCTCAATGCGCTTGACCTTGAAAAAAGGACAATCAAGGTACCGATAAAATTGGATGGAGAAGCTTTTACCGCAAAAGTGACAGCAACTGGAACGACCGAGGAGCCAAGCTTCTTAATTGAAGCTGAATCCGGTGACAAAGACCGGATTATCAAGCGTCTTGGCGAAGTATTCCAGTGGGAGGTCCCGTTAAAGGATATTCATGATCATTTTGGAAAAACTGACCTCACTATCATTTTTGAAGAGCATGTCGGTACACCACTCATTCTCGACTTTGACCCGTTTGGCTGCCTGTTGAAATGCATTATCCATCAGCAGCTTAATATGGCGTTTGCGATTAAGCTCACGGAAAGATTTGTGAAAAAGTACGGTTTTGAAAAAGATGGAGCCTGGTTCTATCCGGACCCTGAAACGGTTGCTGCATTGACGGTCGAGGAACTGCGTGAGCTGCAGTTTAGCGGCCGGAAAGCAGAATACGTAATTGATATTGCCAAAGCCGTAACTGAAGGCGGGCTGGATTTGGAAGAATTCAAGCACGAGGATGAACAGACCATTTTTGACAAGCTTATCAAAATCCGTGGCATTGGCGCATGGACAATACAGAATTTCCTTTTATTCGGGCTCGGCCGCCAGAACCTTTTCCCAATGGCCGACATCGGAATCCAGAACGCCCTGAAAAAACTGTACAACCTAGAAAAGAAACCAACCATTGAAGAAATGGAAAAATATAAAACAGGCTGGGAACCCTACCTCAGCTACGCCTCTCTATATCTTTGGAGAAGTATCGAATAA